In one window of Coraliomargarita sinensis DNA:
- a CDS encoding GIY-YIG nuclease family protein, which translates to MYYTYILFSQSDPDKSYIGCTSNLTQRLKEHNCGQSPHTSKYLPWELKFYAAFESKQKALAFEAYLKSHSGKAFAAKRLL; encoded by the coding sequence ATGTATTATACCTACATTCTCTTTTCTCAGTCTGATCCGGATAAGAGCTATATAGGCTGTACGTCGAACTTAACCCAGCGTCTGAAGGAGCACAATTGCGGCCAGAGCCCGCATACCTCGAAGTATCTACCTTGGGAGCTGAAATTCTATGCTGCCTTCGAGAGCAAACAAAAGGCCCTGGCCTTTGAGGCCTACCTGAAATCGCATTCCGGTAAGGCTTTTGCGGCGAAGCGTTTACTTTAA
- the hprK gene encoding HPr(Ser) kinase/phosphatase yields the protein MIDIHTNNTKFVEAVTVREFYESFKEPLKMEIVAGEEGLDKTIRERSLNRPALAMVGFFTAFAAKRIQLLGAGEMAFLREQSEQEEEVIMTAILERKVPCMIISRQLAPSKTLKQLANKYKTPLIRTPLKSKTFTTEATLLLEDKFAPRTHIHGTLLDIKGIGTLICGESGVGKSECALALIERGHSLVADDLTYVRRLSERELLGNSSELSRGYMECRGLGIINIAELFGVRSVRLEKRLDLIINFTIWHLGMDEERTGLEENSVEILGLKVPAMEIPVRPGRDMARLVEVAAMVQALKKMGHDSATEFNERLIANMANKAREK from the coding sequence ATGATCGATATACACACCAATAACACAAAATTCGTCGAGGCGGTCACGGTTCGGGAGTTCTACGAGTCCTTTAAAGAGCCTCTCAAAATGGAGATTGTTGCCGGGGAAGAGGGGCTCGATAAGACCATCCGGGAGCGCAGTTTAAATCGTCCTGCCCTCGCCATGGTGGGATTTTTTACCGCCTTCGCCGCCAAGCGCATCCAGTTGCTCGGGGCGGGTGAAATGGCCTTCCTCCGGGAGCAAAGCGAGCAAGAGGAAGAAGTCATCATGACGGCGATTCTCGAGCGCAAGGTTCCCTGCATGATTATATCCAGGCAACTGGCCCCGTCGAAAACGCTGAAACAGCTGGCCAACAAGTACAAGACGCCGCTGATTCGGACCCCTCTGAAGTCGAAGACCTTTACCACCGAAGCAACACTGCTTCTCGAGGACAAGTTCGCCCCCCGAACCCATATCCACGGGACCTTGCTGGACATCAAAGGCATCGGTACTCTGATTTGCGGTGAAAGCGGCGTGGGGAAAAGCGAATGCGCGCTGGCCTTGATTGAACGGGGGCACAGTTTGGTCGCCGACGACCTGACTTATGTCAGAAGACTCAGCGAACGTGAACTGCTGGGGAATTCCTCCGAGCTCAGCCGGGGTTATATGGAATGCCGGGGCCTGGGCATTATCAATATCGCCGAGCTCTTCGGCGTCCGCTCCGTCCGGCTGGAGAAGCGGCTCGACCTCATCATCAACTTTACCATCTGGCACCTCGGGATGGACGAGGAACGCACCGGGCTCGAAGAAAACAGTGTTGAAATTCTCGGATTGAAAGTTCCGGCCATGGAAATACCCGTTCGTCCGGGCCGTGACATGGCGCGCCTGGTCGAAGTTGCGGCCATGGTCCAGGCTTTGAAAAAGATGGGGCACGACTCCGCGACCGAATTCAACGAGCGCTTGATCGCCAATATGGCAAACAAAGCCCGCGAAAAATAA
- the uvrA gene encoding excinuclease ABC subunit UvrA: MPSHHDYIRLRGVRQNNLKGFDLDLPIGQLTVVTGLSGAGKSSLVFETLHAEGQRRYVETFSPYTRQFMELLDRPDVDSVENIRPSIAIQQSNTVKTSRSTVGTITELCDYFKVWFANAATLYDPATGKAIRDDKPQNIWKSLLKDFSEESILVCFSVEKPGKLKWSEIIKALSGQGYTRAIHAKQVVRLEELKISKLKAKDQLHIIQDRLKVNTSARSRFIEAAHQTFAFGKGRMQIFDLNARQLTAFTQGLNSPKTGESFRPATPALFSFNSPIGACPSCRGFGRVIEIDYDLVIPDQSLSIDDGAIRAFQGEVYSESLRDLQRAAQHHKVRTNVPYGELTTREKNFIIEGEKDYEDGSYHNRWYGVRRFFGWLESNVYKMHVRVFLSKFRSYSRCPDCQGARLQPEALNWKWQGHTLPDLYGKSVNELIALLHRANTQKAATGNTALSGILSRLSFLDQVGLGYLALDRSSRTLSGGETMRVNLTSCLGSALTDTLFVLDEPSVGLHSRDMDRLISILRRLTNLGNTVVVVEHDEAVMRAADNLIEIGPKPGVNGGQLTFHGNYDRILKSDTQTGRFLSGREQIDVPKKRRPCIQEPTTNHSTTSSRRSIAKADQPPTTNYLSIYGASKHNIKELDLHLPQQQLVCLSGVSGSGKSTLLNNVIYQNLLVQKGLSADDPATLKDIESTLPLSEVVLVDQSPVSKTPRSNPALFSKAWDEIRKLFAKLDAARAAGMQPGHFSFNGGDGRCPTCSGLGYERIEMQFVSDLFVPCETCEGQRFKPEVLEIVYNGKSIAGILELDIDEAILFFGEHPKIVRALQPLIDVGLGYLKLGQPLNTLSGGESQRLKLVRYLGRISRPKRTRNDDHGVSKNSSHAMILIDEPTTGLHRADIKRLIKVLQSLVDSGHSVIVIEHNLDLLKVADWIVEMGPEAGDRGGRVIAEGTPEQVAKMKCETAPYLSEALGEGRGVVHQASAAESQARYNSVQGAKSDAKPSKLATLSVRGAREHNLRNISTDIPHNAITVVTGVSGSGKSSLAFDIVFAEGQRRFMESMSAYARQFVEQMPRADVDALDGIAPTVAIEQRVTRGTRKSTVATITEVAQYLRLLFARIGIQHSPISGEAVVTQSESALQKRLEILLKEYGSSSKNRQANAPLYLCAPLLRGRKGHHEPLANWARDHDYSMLRIDGQMVPLDQFQKLDRYREHDIDLVLEELSARQRTTAAIKQRSNAKLQEALRLGKGSALILNAQGEVLSWLSTKRTDPATGQAFPELDPKHFSWNSPRGWCPTCRGYGQLFDWMSSEEDSRIGHPDPNDYENGGTCPDCQGARINELSRAVRLPLKASRKVERSIPSAASTDSRLSAKTAPTVSLPELLSLTPSKLLTALKAVKTTKRTKPILDELLPEIEERMRFMDRVGLGYLELDRATATLSGGEAQRIRLAAQLGSNLSGVLYVLDEPSIGLHARDNERLIQSLEQLRDRGNTLLVVEHDADTMKHADKIIDLGPAAGIHGGEIVASGTLAQLKRNKASITGKYLRKSLSHPRRGEYRELPAPWSPRKKKDNQNWIVLQQAALRNLKGFDLMIPKNRLTAVCGVSGAGKSTLIRDLLKPLVDEAVNQKAEKLGPKHLSSSHPCASVSLSGSKKQSNRFKTLHHAHDIRKVIEVDQSPIGKTPRSTPATYIGAYDIIRQIYASLPEANMRGYTAGTFSFNTKGGRCENCKGAGRVKLEMNFMPDTYVTCEDCGGRRYGSELDELQWNGKSIADVLEMSFEEAAGFFSFHTQLSHLMQLMVETGLGYITLGQYSPTLSGGEAQRMKLVSELAKGQPSFKERQYNKGQGNLYILEEPTIGLHLSDVERLTELLHRLVDKGHSVIVIEHHLDVIQDADYVVEIGPDGGDAGGELLYQGNVAGLKSCKESATAQFL; this comes from the coding sequence ATGCCCTCTCATCACGACTACATCCGCCTGCGAGGCGTCCGCCAAAACAACCTGAAAGGCTTCGACCTCGACCTGCCGATCGGTCAGCTCACCGTCGTCACCGGCCTGAGTGGCGCAGGTAAATCGTCACTTGTTTTCGAGACCCTGCATGCGGAGGGCCAGCGCCGCTATGTGGAGACTTTTTCGCCCTACACGCGACAGTTCATGGAGCTCCTCGATCGGCCGGATGTGGACAGCGTGGAAAACATACGCCCTTCCATCGCCATACAGCAGTCCAATACGGTCAAGACCTCCCGCTCAACGGTGGGAACCATCACGGAGCTGTGCGATTACTTCAAAGTCTGGTTTGCCAATGCCGCCACACTCTACGACCCGGCCACGGGGAAGGCCATACGTGATGATAAACCGCAAAACATCTGGAAAAGCCTGCTCAAGGATTTTTCGGAAGAATCCATCCTGGTCTGTTTCTCTGTGGAAAAGCCCGGCAAGCTGAAGTGGTCGGAAATCATCAAGGCTCTCAGCGGGCAAGGCTATACCCGCGCCATACATGCCAAACAGGTCGTACGCCTCGAGGAACTGAAAATATCCAAGCTGAAGGCGAAAGACCAGCTGCATATCATTCAGGACCGCTTGAAAGTAAACACGAGTGCACGGTCCAGATTTATTGAGGCAGCCCATCAGACCTTCGCCTTCGGCAAGGGGCGCATGCAAATCTTCGATTTGAATGCCCGGCAACTCACCGCATTTACCCAGGGTCTTAATTCTCCGAAAACCGGTGAAAGTTTCCGGCCGGCAACGCCGGCCCTTTTTTCCTTCAATTCCCCCATCGGAGCCTGCCCAAGCTGCCGGGGCTTCGGGCGCGTGATTGAGATCGACTACGATCTCGTTATCCCCGACCAGAGCCTATCCATCGATGATGGCGCCATTCGTGCCTTTCAGGGCGAGGTTTACAGCGAAAGCCTGCGCGACCTGCAACGCGCGGCCCAACACCACAAAGTACGTACCAACGTTCCCTACGGAGAGCTGACGACGCGGGAGAAAAATTTTATCATCGAAGGTGAAAAAGACTACGAGGATGGAAGCTATCACAACCGCTGGTATGGTGTCCGTCGATTTTTCGGCTGGCTGGAGAGCAATGTCTACAAGATGCACGTCCGGGTCTTCCTCTCAAAGTTCCGCAGCTACAGTCGCTGCCCGGATTGCCAGGGGGCACGCCTCCAACCCGAAGCCCTCAACTGGAAATGGCAGGGCCACACCTTGCCGGATTTATACGGGAAAAGCGTCAACGAACTGATTGCACTGCTTCACCGTGCCAACACACAAAAAGCTGCCACCGGTAACACCGCATTAAGCGGTATCCTCAGCCGACTCTCCTTTCTTGACCAGGTCGGCCTCGGCTACCTCGCACTCGACCGCAGCTCACGAACCCTATCGGGCGGGGAAACCATGCGGGTCAATCTGACATCGTGCCTGGGCTCGGCGCTAACTGACACACTCTTCGTTCTCGATGAACCTTCGGTCGGGCTACACTCCCGCGATATGGATCGCCTCATCTCGATCCTCCGCCGCCTCACCAATCTCGGAAATACCGTTGTCGTGGTGGAGCACGATGAGGCCGTCATGCGGGCGGCCGACAACCTCATCGAAATCGGCCCGAAGCCCGGCGTCAACGGGGGCCAGCTGACCTTTCACGGAAACTACGACCGTATCCTGAAATCCGATACACAGACCGGGCGCTTTCTCTCCGGCCGGGAACAAATCGATGTCCCCAAGAAACGTCGCCCCTGCATCCAGGAACCCACCACAAACCACTCAACCACCTCGTCCCGCCGTAGCATAGCGAAGGCGGATCAACCACCCACCACAAACTACTTATCCATTTACGGAGCGAGTAAGCACAACATCAAGGAACTCGACCTGCATCTGCCACAGCAGCAACTCGTTTGCTTGAGCGGCGTATCGGGCTCGGGAAAGAGCACCCTGCTCAACAACGTCATTTACCAAAACCTTCTCGTTCAGAAAGGCCTGTCCGCGGATGATCCGGCCACGCTCAAGGACATCGAATCCACGCTGCCACTCTCGGAAGTGGTGCTGGTCGATCAAAGCCCGGTCAGCAAGACACCAAGATCCAACCCGGCACTGTTCTCCAAGGCGTGGGATGAAATTCGCAAGCTCTTCGCCAAGCTCGATGCGGCCCGGGCGGCGGGCATGCAGCCGGGGCATTTCTCATTCAACGGCGGTGATGGCCGCTGCCCAACCTGCTCCGGCCTCGGGTATGAACGCATTGAGATGCAGTTTGTGTCCGATCTTTTTGTGCCCTGCGAAACCTGCGAGGGGCAGCGCTTCAAGCCCGAAGTTCTGGAAATCGTTTACAATGGTAAATCCATTGCCGGCATTCTCGAACTCGATATCGACGAAGCGATTCTCTTTTTCGGCGAGCATCCGAAGATTGTTCGCGCGCTTCAACCGCTCATTGATGTGGGGCTCGGCTACCTTAAGCTCGGTCAACCACTCAACACCTTGTCCGGGGGCGAGTCACAACGACTGAAATTGGTTCGCTATCTTGGCCGCATCTCGCGCCCGAAGCGCACGCGTAACGATGACCATGGCGTTTCTAAAAATTCTTCGCATGCCATGATACTGATCGACGAACCCACGACCGGGCTGCACCGGGCGGATATCAAACGCCTGATCAAGGTGCTGCAGAGCCTCGTGGATTCCGGGCACTCCGTCATCGTGATCGAGCACAATCTCGACCTGCTCAAGGTCGCGGACTGGATTGTCGAAATGGGCCCGGAAGCGGGCGACAGAGGCGGCCGGGTTATTGCCGAAGGCACACCGGAACAGGTCGCAAAGATGAAGTGCGAAACTGCGCCCTACCTCAGCGAAGCCCTGGGAGAGGGTCGCGGCGTAGTCCATCAAGCGTCTGCCGCAGAGTCACAAGCCCGCTACAACAGCGTTCAAGGCGCGAAGTCGGACGCGAAGCCTTCAAAACTAGCTACGCTCAGCGTCCGGGGCGCACGTGAACACAACCTGAGGAATATCTCCACCGATATCCCGCACAACGCGATTACTGTGGTCACCGGAGTCTCCGGTTCCGGAAAATCATCGCTCGCTTTCGATATCGTCTTCGCCGAAGGCCAGCGCCGCTTCATGGAGAGCATGTCGGCCTACGCACGCCAATTCGTGGAGCAGATGCCACGGGCAGATGTTGATGCACTCGATGGTATCGCGCCAACCGTGGCCATTGAGCAACGCGTCACCCGGGGCACGCGGAAGTCGACCGTCGCGACCATTACGGAAGTCGCTCAATACCTGCGCCTGCTTTTTGCCCGAATCGGTATCCAACACTCCCCCATCAGCGGCGAAGCCGTCGTCACCCAAAGCGAGAGCGCACTCCAGAAGCGCCTCGAAATCCTCCTCAAAGAATACGGTTCAAGCAGTAAGAATCGGCAAGCCAATGCCCCGCTCTACCTCTGCGCGCCGCTATTACGTGGACGCAAGGGGCACCATGAACCACTCGCCAATTGGGCCCGTGACCACGATTACAGTATGCTCCGCATCGACGGACAAATGGTACCGCTGGATCAGTTTCAAAAACTCGACCGCTACCGCGAGCATGACATTGACCTGGTGCTGGAGGAGTTGTCCGCAAGGCAACGAACCACCGCCGCCATAAAACAACGGAGCAACGCCAAGTTGCAGGAGGCTCTGCGTCTGGGCAAAGGGAGCGCCCTGATCCTGAACGCTCAAGGCGAGGTTTTGAGCTGGCTCTCGACCAAGCGGACCGACCCGGCAACCGGACAGGCTTTTCCCGAGCTCGACCCGAAACACTTCTCCTGGAACAGCCCGCGTGGCTGGTGCCCGACCTGCCGAGGCTACGGGCAACTGTTTGATTGGATGTCGAGCGAGGAAGACAGCCGAATCGGACATCCCGATCCGAATGATTACGAAAACGGCGGCACCTGCCCGGATTGCCAGGGGGCACGCATCAACGAACTCAGCCGGGCCGTGCGCCTGCCGCTGAAGGCATCCAGGAAAGTCGAGCGTTCCATCCCATCGGCAGCTTCGACCGACTCACGGCTTTCAGCGAAAACAGCTCCGACAGTCTCTCTCCCAGAGTTACTCTCGCTCACACCAAGTAAACTGCTCACGGCCCTCAAAGCAGTCAAAACCACCAAGCGCACAAAACCGATTCTGGATGAACTGCTGCCGGAAATCGAAGAACGCATGCGCTTCATGGACCGGGTCGGCCTCGGCTACCTGGAACTCGACCGGGCCACGGCGACACTCTCCGGAGGCGAAGCCCAACGCATCCGGCTCGCAGCTCAACTAGGATCCAACCTATCCGGCGTGCTCTATGTACTGGATGAGCCCTCGATTGGCCTGCATGCCCGCGACAACGAGCGCCTGATTCAATCGCTTGAGCAACTCCGTGACCGAGGGAACACCTTGCTGGTCGTCGAGCACGATGCGGACACCATGAAGCACGCAGACAAGATTATCGACCTGGGCCCGGCGGCTGGCATCCATGGCGGTGAGATTGTCGCCAGCGGCACACTCGCTCAACTCAAGCGAAACAAAGCGTCGATTACCGGGAAGTATTTGCGAAAAAGTCTGTCGCATCCACGCCGCGGGGAATATCGGGAACTTCCCGCCCCGTGGAGCCCACGCAAAAAAAAGGACAATCAGAACTGGATCGTCCTGCAGCAGGCGGCGCTACGAAATTTGAAAGGCTTCGACCTCATGATCCCAAAGAACCGCCTGACTGCGGTATGCGGGGTTTCCGGCGCGGGCAAATCAACCCTGATCCGGGACCTGCTAAAGCCTCTGGTGGACGAGGCAGTTAATCAAAAAGCGGAAAAATTGGGCCCGAAGCATCTGTCCAGCAGTCACCCTTGTGCTTCCGTGTCGCTCTCTGGCTCCAAAAAGCAGTCAAACCGCTTCAAAACGCTCCATCATGCCCACGACATTCGCAAAGTCATCGAAGTGGACCAAAGCCCCATTGGTAAAACCCCTCGCTCCACACCGGCCACCTATATTGGGGCTTACGACATCATTCGGCAGATTTATGCCAGCCTCCCCGAGGCAAATATGCGCGGCTACACCGCCGGCACTTTCTCCTTCAATACCAAGGGTGGTCGCTGTGAGAATTGTAAAGGTGCCGGCCGGGTAAAATTGGAAATGAATTTCATGCCGGACACCTATGTGACCTGCGAGGACTGTGGCGGGCGTCGCTACGGCAGCGAGTTGGACGAGTTGCAGTGGAACGGCAAAAGCATCGCCGATGTTCTGGAAATGAGTTTTGAGGAAGCCGCCGGGTTCTTCAGCTTTCATACCCAGCTCAGTCATCTCATGCAGTTGATGGTCGAAACCGGACTGGGTTACATCACGCTTGGCCAGTACTCGCCCACTCTATCCGGTGGTGAGGCCCAACGCATGAAGCTGGTGAGTGAGCTTGCCAAGGGCCAACCCAGCTTCAAGGAACGCCAATACAATAAAGGCCAGGGCAACCTCTACATTCTGGAAGAGCCGACCATCGGACTGCACCTTTCCGACGTGGAGCGTCTGACCGAACTCCTGCATCGCCTCGTCGACAAGGGCCACAGCGTGATTGTGATTGAACACCACCTGGATGTCATCCAGGATGCGGACTACGTAGTCGAGATCGGGCCGGACGGAGGGGACGCCGGCGGGGAACTGCTCTACCAGGGCAATGTAGCCGGGCTCAAGAGCTGCAAGGAAAGTGCCACCGCGCAGTTCCTGTAG
- a CDS encoding LptA/OstA family protein codes for MTPNAPVKNFRFPRFGENGYTQWVLQGEKGIYDNEEQIRVEDMALRVYSGDERMAKELTLDSPGATIRLKENRAFSKKAIKIVGANFTITGTGWEWIGATKEIVVEADTVVEFTQAITGGLTEGAPAAEEKRTVIKSDQLVLQTTEEDYHFEFSGSVQAVSGDMNLESHILIALADAPGGDEEAPKLGQGKLDSVREIVAMEEVTILQGGRTVRAGEAKFLTREGRATLIGSPQIEVAGAFISGAVVRSQSGELVIEGSPSEGRAQMILTETGGLGLQGVSALSEETIVLANQITMQEINGGNRFLFEEQVEVMSGAVQLQAAKMTIQADQAKKEKPADAEGVENGELKVGEVRELVAEGGVRIEQAGQVATGEKVVFFPAEERCELTGQPKVTNGEAVITGEKMELKPKLAIVTGSENEKVSVELPEMPDLGYKTFTPTLATAEEDEKTEQVEPEVTIVRSQLLRMIEEPDRTLFRFTEDVEVSGTNLEATCARLDVIAKEKRLVSSDTKGTERLEVERIEAHDSVVIKQAGRTATASRAFIMPKEGKVVLEDNAVVNDERGRVSGFRMTLLQGQRKAIVEGGGGPGQERARITLPALPGSSEE; via the coding sequence ATGACGCCGAACGCGCCGGTGAAGAATTTCCGCTTCCCGCGCTTTGGAGAGAACGGTTACACGCAGTGGGTGCTTCAGGGGGAAAAGGGAATTTATGACAATGAGGAGCAGATCCGGGTCGAAGACATGGCCTTGCGGGTCTATTCGGGGGATGAGCGAATGGCCAAGGAGCTGACGCTGGACAGCCCCGGAGCGACCATACGTTTAAAGGAGAACCGTGCTTTTTCCAAAAAGGCGATCAAGATTGTGGGGGCCAATTTCACCATCACCGGAACCGGGTGGGAGTGGATTGGGGCGACCAAGGAGATCGTGGTGGAAGCGGATACGGTGGTTGAGTTTACCCAGGCGATCACCGGGGGGCTTACGGAAGGGGCGCCTGCGGCTGAAGAGAAGCGGACAGTCATCAAGAGCGACCAACTGGTTTTGCAAACGACGGAGGAGGACTATCACTTTGAATTCAGCGGTTCGGTGCAGGCGGTTTCCGGCGACATGAATTTGGAGAGTCATATCCTGATCGCCCTGGCGGATGCCCCGGGTGGGGATGAGGAAGCTCCCAAGCTGGGACAGGGGAAGCTCGATTCCGTCCGCGAGATTGTCGCGATGGAAGAAGTGACGATCTTGCAAGGAGGACGCACGGTTCGTGCGGGTGAAGCCAAATTCCTGACCCGGGAGGGCCGTGCGACCTTAATAGGCTCGCCGCAGATTGAAGTGGCGGGCGCATTTATCAGCGGAGCGGTGGTGCGCAGTCAGTCGGGAGAACTCGTTATCGAGGGAAGTCCGTCCGAGGGACGTGCCCAAATGATTCTAACCGAGACGGGTGGTCTCGGCCTTCAGGGGGTGTCTGCGCTCAGTGAAGAAACGATCGTTCTGGCCAATCAGATCACGATGCAGGAAATCAATGGCGGAAACCGGTTCCTGTTTGAAGAGCAGGTCGAAGTCATGTCAGGCGCCGTGCAACTTCAAGCCGCGAAGATGACGATACAAGCGGACCAGGCGAAAAAAGAAAAGCCGGCGGATGCTGAAGGAGTGGAAAACGGTGAGCTGAAAGTCGGTGAGGTGCGTGAATTGGTCGCGGAAGGCGGTGTGCGTATCGAGCAGGCCGGGCAGGTGGCCACCGGGGAAAAGGTGGTTTTCTTTCCCGCAGAAGAGCGCTGTGAGCTGACAGGGCAGCCGAAAGTGACCAACGGCGAAGCCGTGATTACCGGTGAGAAAATGGAACTGAAGCCAAAGCTGGCGATTGTCACCGGTTCGGAGAACGAGAAGGTGAGTGTCGAATTACCGGAAATGCCGGATCTCGGCTATAAGACTTTCACGCCGACATTAGCCACGGCGGAGGAAGATGAGAAGACGGAGCAAGTTGAACCTGAAGTGACGATTGTACGCAGTCAGCTGCTGCGCATGATTGAAGAACCTGATCGCACCTTGTTCCGCTTTACCGAAGATGTTGAGGTCTCCGGGACGAACTTGGAAGCGACTTGCGCCCGGCTGGACGTGATTGCAAAGGAGAAGCGCCTGGTGTCGTCCGATACTAAAGGGACCGAACGCCTGGAAGTAGAGCGTATCGAAGCTCATGACTCTGTCGTGATCAAGCAGGCCGGGCGTACCGCTACCGCGAGCCGCGCTTTTATCATGCCTAAAGAGGGTAAGGTCGTGCTCGAGGATAATGCCGTGGTCAATGACGAGCGCGGCCGTGTTTCCGGTTTTCGCATGACGCTCCTTCAGGGGCAGCGTAAAGCCATCGTCGAGGGTGGTGGCGGTCCGGGACAGGAGCGTGCGCGAATCACATTGCCCGCCTTGCCCGGAAGTAGCGAAGAGTAA
- the lptB gene encoding LPS export ABC transporter ATP-binding protein has product MDSKSAPPKIETRGLVRDFGKRRVVNDVSINVNAGEIVGLLGPNGAGKTTTFYMVVGLIPATEGQVFLNDDDLTDLPMYRRARCGIGYLPQEASVFRKMTVEQNIRAIAETLPLSRAERDKRVKEHLEELGLQHLAKQKAFTLSGGERRRLEISRALVTEPKFLLMDEPFSGVDPISVSEVQKIIVQLAKRNIGVLITDHNVRETLSIVDRAYLLHEGSVLSEGSSDFLINDPKSREFYLGEDFNM; this is encoded by the coding sequence ATGGATTCCAAATCTGCCCCACCAAAGATTGAAACCCGTGGACTTGTGCGGGATTTCGGTAAGCGGCGCGTCGTCAATGATGTGAGTATCAACGTCAATGCCGGTGAAATTGTCGGATTGCTCGGACCGAACGGTGCCGGGAAAACCACCACTTTTTATATGGTGGTGGGGTTGATCCCCGCGACCGAGGGTCAGGTTTTTCTCAATGACGACGACCTGACCGACCTGCCGATGTATCGACGTGCCCGCTGCGGGATCGGCTATCTTCCACAGGAAGCATCTGTCTTCCGAAAGATGACGGTGGAGCAGAATATCAGGGCGATCGCCGAGACGCTCCCGCTGAGCCGTGCCGAGCGCGACAAGCGCGTGAAGGAGCACCTTGAGGAACTAGGCCTGCAGCATCTGGCTAAGCAAAAAGCCTTTACCCTCAGTGGTGGCGAGCGCCGCCGTCTGGAAATCTCCCGGGCACTCGTGACCGAACCCAAGTTTTTGTTGATGGACGAACCGTTCAGCGGGGTGGATCCGATCAGTGTGAGTGAAGTGCAGAAAATTATCGTGCAGCTCGCCAAGCGAAATATCGGTGTGCTGATTACCGACCACAATGTCCGGGAAACCCTCAGCATTGTTGATCGCGCTTACCTCCTGCATGAAGGTTCCGTGCTCAGTGAAGGAAGTAGCGACTTCCTGATCAACGACCCCAAGAGCCGCGAATTTTATCTCGGAGAAGACTTTAACATGTAG
- the dnaA gene encoding chromosomal replication initiator protein DnaA: MPSTTPDLTLWESTNQQLKNLFPADIYEMWFSDLVCAHESHSKIVLEAASEFNAIWIENNFLDVISQQARSFAGAPVEISIEVAKPEEKEESGNESKSEAHNRVESSSREKSRDIPVNHAPVPNRSLLNPSNTFDNFVVGSGNQLAHAASIAVANAPGRAYNPLFVFGETGLGKTHLMHAVAHQMLLNNPSARIAYISTEKFTNEFIHAIRENKLAKFRKFYRNVDALLVDDIHFLSGKESTQEEFFHTFNDLFESGRQIFLASDRPANEIEKLENRLVSRFQWGLVSDIQAPDFETRVAILRKKAASMKITLDDEIMDFLAERVSRNVRRMEGALTRIAGYDALVDRKIDLDSVERLLGDLLQEEAASKVTVEQIQQKVADYYHIRFSELVGRRRTSQIVFPRQVAMYISRTLTSDPLKSIGDAFGGRDHGTVIHACKQVENMMEQDGSVKRGVDYLIKQLSSGRA; encoded by the coding sequence ATGCCCTCAACCACGCCTGATCTCACCCTTTGGGAAAGCACGAATCAACAGCTCAAAAATCTCTTTCCAGCAGATATTTACGAGATGTGGTTCAGTGATCTTGTCTGTGCCCATGAGAGCCATTCGAAGATCGTTCTCGAGGCGGCTTCAGAGTTTAACGCCATCTGGATCGAGAATAACTTTTTAGACGTCATCAGTCAGCAGGCCCGTAGTTTTGCCGGAGCTCCTGTGGAAATTTCGATCGAAGTCGCGAAGCCGGAGGAAAAGGAGGAAAGCGGTAATGAATCCAAGTCGGAAGCGCACAACCGTGTCGAGAGCTCATCCCGTGAAAAAAGCCGGGACATTCCGGTCAACCACGCGCCGGTGCCGAATCGCTCACTGCTGAATCCCAGCAACACCTTCGACAACTTTGTGGTGGGGTCTGGCAATCAGCTTGCCCATGCCGCCTCGATCGCCGTGGCCAATGCTCCGGGCCGCGCCTACAATCCGCTTTTTGTCTTTGGTGAGACGGGATTGGGCAAAACCCACTTGATGCACGCGGTGGCCCACCAGATGCTGCTGAACAATCCCTCCGCCCGAATCGCATACATCTCCACCGAAAAGTTCACCAACGAGTTCATTCATGCGATCCGGGAGAACAAACTGGCGAAGTTCCGGAAGTTCTACCGAAACGTTGATGCTTTGCTGGTGGACGATATTCATTTTCTGTCCGGGAAGGAGAGCACGCAGGAAGAGTTTTTCCACACCTTCAACGATCTTTTCGAGTCCGGACGACAGATCTTTTTGGCCAGCGACCGTCCGGCCAACGAAATCGAAAAACTGGAGAACCGACTTGTCTCCCGTTTTCAATGGGGTCTGGTCAGCGACATTCAGGCACCGGACTTCGAGACCCGCGTGGCGATCCTTCGTAAGAAGGCGGCTTCAATGAAGATTACCCTCGACGACGAAATTATGGATTTTCTGGCCGAGCGGGTATCGCGCAACGTTCGCCGGATGGAGGGCGCCTTGACCCGTATCGCCGGTTACGACGCTTTGGTGGACCGTAAGATCGACCTCGATTCGGTCGAGCGTTTGCTTGGCGACCTGCTTCAGGAAGAAGCGGCCAGCAAGGTGACCGTCGAACAGATCCAGCAGAAGGTCGCTGACTATTACCACATTCGATTCAGTGAACTCGTCGGCCGTCGTCGGACCAGCCAGATTGTTTTTCCCCGGCAGGTTGCGATGTATATCAGCCGCACCTTGACCAGTGATCCGTTGAAGTCGATTGGTGATGCCTTTGGCGGGCGCGACCACGGTACCGTCATTCACGCCTGCAAGCAGGTTGAGAACATGATGGAACAGGATGGTAGTGTGAAGCGGGGAGTCGATTACCTGATTAAGCAGCTTTCGAGCGGCCGGGCCTGA